In Rhodamnia argentea isolate NSW1041297 chromosome 4, ASM2092103v1, whole genome shotgun sequence, the following proteins share a genomic window:
- the LOC115728641 gene encoding DDB1- and CUL4-associated factor homolog 1 isoform X1 has protein sequence MEEQTRQSAAAEEARNEEEEALAKAQSLMDRVTASPDHPSPALLHALSSLLETHESRYLEQSDHSSNNARAAHPIGRLGNLLRDNDEFFDLVSSKFLSEKTFSTSVQAAAARLLLACSLTWMYPHVFEDDALENIKRWVIDDTERCPADDSKLKFDSGRKEASDNDMLKAYATGLLAISLSNGGPLVEDVLTCGLSAKLMHYLRVRVLGDAGQRDTTHLADSKSASVLNCVRGREESRGRVRLVVEVPHSEDVGSPDERCLEDQASERDRDGGIGWQAFGEDSRIAREPPDSLANEKAKSGDLDESSRDESSRRRTHRGWSKSRGKGRAGEGAVENEQVLTSPGSVTRLGLGRSVKDKSSSRHLDVKKIPDTRKLATRGSDGLSSERDDFMELIGECKVGSRDISDLVKNAVRAAEAEAREANAPEEAIKAAAAAAAEVVKSAALEALNSKNDEEAAVSAASRAASTVIDAARAVEASRKSVGTAVESTDQRGMDEIDEDVEYFIPDMETLAQLREKYCIQCLEILGEYVEVLGPVLHEKGVDVCLALLQRSSKYKEPSKIAGLLPDVMKLICALAAHRKFAALFVDRGGMQKLLSIPRIAQTFFGLSSCLFTIGSIQGIMERVCALPSDVVRQVVELAIQLLECPQDQAARKNAALFFAAAFVFRAVLDAFDALDGLQKLLGVLNDAASVRSGVNSVSLGLSSSSSLRTDRSPPEVLTSSEKQIAYHTAVALRQYFRAHLLLIVDSIRPSKTNRSAPRNSSSMRAAYKPLDISNEAMDAVFLQLQKDRKLGPAFVRTRWPAVDKFLACNGHLTMLELCQAPPVERYLHDLLQYALGVLHIVTLVPQSRKMIVNATLSNERVGIAVVLDAANIASTYVDPEIIQPALNVLINLVCPPPSISNRPPMLAQGQLSAATQSSNALAMESRDRNADRSITDRIASVTVQNDLRDRNGESSGVDRGCITSSGIQSSTAPLTPVSASTSGLVGDRRISLGAGAGSAGLAAQLEQGYRQAREAVRANNGIKVLLHLLQPRIYSPPVALDCIRALACRVLLGLARDDTIAHILTKLQVGKKLSELIRDSGSQTLGNEQGRWQAELAQVAIELIGIVTNSGRASTLAATDAATPTLRRIERAAIAAATPITYHSRELLLLIHEHLQACGLGGSAAMLLKEAQLTPLPSMVAPAALSYTVCTQESASIQLQWPSGRTPCGFLSEKSRYSEHNDNSRLRCDSAGSSIRKKPLVFSPSIGSQSKQMSFLDGSSQLGKKLPSVIKPSAQLILRETPSEATGKTLVDTDPQGKTPIILPMKRKHHEIKDGGFAIPGKRLQTSEHGLCSPACVTPHTFRRNGTSTDPSGFSTPNATNKDIHGRSTCLLSDVDDSPYLNCQTGHMTSTDHGLLNDPHSSNNMERLTLDSLVVQYLKHQHRQCPAPISTLPPLSLLHPHVCPEPKRSLDAPSNVTARLGTREFRSVYGGVLGNRKDRQFVFSRFRPWRTCRDDNSGLLTCIAFLGNSSHIAAGSHGGELKIFDTNTNTVLDSCTSHQPPLVYVQSRVSGDTQLLLSSSIQDVRLWDASSIGNGPLHPFEGCKAARFSNSGSHFAALMTDLSNREILLYDIQTYQMELKLSDTTFGSTGRAHMYSQIHFSPSDTMLLWNGVLWDRRVSGPVHRFDQFTDYGGGGFHPAGNEVIINSEVWDLRKFRLLRSVPSLDQTAITFNARGDVIYAILRRNLEDVMSAVHTRRAKHPLFAAFRTVDAVNYADIATIPVDRCVLDFATEPTDSFVGLITMDDQEEMLSSARVYEIGRRRPTDDDSDPDDAESEEDEDEEDEEVDIDPILGPGLDGDSDSDPDNMSNDDDSMSDLDEDDEEDGDFIMDGFEFDGGPGILEIVTEGEDDDDDDGSQMVESFSSGDEEDILRNGFGF, from the exons ATGGAAGAACAGACGCGGCAGTCTGCTGCGGCGGAGGAAGCGAGGAACGAGGAAGAAGAGGCGTTGGCCAAGGCTCAGAGCCTCATGGACAGGGTCACCGCTTCTCCTGATCATCCCAGCCCTGCCCTTCTCCatgctctctcctctcttctcgaGACCCACGAGTCCCG ATACTTGGAACAAAGCGATCACTCCTCCAATAATGCTCGCGCCGCTCACCCCATTGGGCGTCTCGGCAATTTACTCCGT GACAATGATGAATTCTTCGATTTGGTGTCTTCCAAGTTCCTGTCTGAAAAGACATTCTCGACCTCTGTCCAAGCAGCTGCTGCTAGGCTTCTTTTGGCTTGCTCCCTCACTTGGATG TATCCCCATGTTTTTGAAGATGATGCTTTGGAGAACATAAAACGGTGGGTGATTGATGACACTGAAAGATGTCCGGCTGACGATTCTAAGTTGAAGTTTGATTCTGGAAGAAAGGAGGCCTCGGACAATGATATGTTGAAGGCCTATGCCACGGGACTTCTTGCAATCTCTTTGTCGAA TGGTGGTCCATTGGTGGAGGATGTGTTGACTTGTGGACTGTCTGCCAAGCTCATGCATTATCTTCGTGTACGGGTCCTTGGAGATGCTGGACAGAGAGATACTACTCATCTGGCAGACAGCAAAAGTGCTTCTGTGTTGAATTGTGTTAGAGGTAGAGAAGAAAGTCGGGGGAGAGTGCGGCTGGTTGTAGAAGTGCCACATTCAGAGGATGTCGGGTCGCCAGATGAGAGATGCTTGGAGGATCAAGCTTCTGAACGGGACCGGGATGGAGGCATTGGTTGGCAAGCGTTTGGAGAAGATAGCCGAATTGCTAGGGAACCACCCGATAGTCTGGCCAATGAGAAGGCAAAATCTGGAGATCTTGACGAAAGTAGTAGGGATGAATCTTCAAGGCGTCGAACACATCGTGGGTGGTCAAAATCAAGAGGAAAGGGGAGGGCTGGTGAAGGAGCAGTGGAGAATGAACAAGTTTTGACCTCTCCAGGATCAGTTACTCGGTTAGGTTTAGGTAGGAGTGTTAAAGATAAGAGCTCCTCAAGACATCTCGATGTGAAAAAAATACCGGATACCCGGAAATTAGCAACTCGAGGTTCTGATGGTTTGTCCTCAGAGAGAGATGATTTTATGGAGCTAATTGGAGAATGCAAAGTCGGTAGTAGAGATATCTCTGATCTCGTGAAGAATGCAGTCAGAGCAGCAGAAGCTGAAGCGAGAGAAGCAAATGCACCTGAAGAAGCCATTAAGGCAGCCGCCGCGGCTGCTGCTGAAGTTGTCAAAAGTGCAGCTTTGGAG gcacttaattccaaaaatgatgaagaagctGCAGTGTCGGCAGCTTCAAGAGCTGCATCTACAGTCATTGACGCTGCTCGTGCTGTAGAAGCCTCCAG GAAATCTGTTGGCACTGCGGTTGAATCGACAGATCAACGTGGTATGGATGAAATAGATGAAGATGTTGAATACTTTATTCCTGACATGGAGACCTTGGCACAGCTGCGAGAAAAGTACTGCATCCAGTGCCTAGAGATTTTGGGAGAATATGTTGAGGTTCTTGGGCCTGTATTGCATGAAAAGGGTGTTGATGTCTGTCTTGCTTTGCTCCAGAGGAGCTCCAAATATAAAGAGCCTTCAAAGATTGCGGGGCTCTTGCCTGATGTGATGAAGCTAATATGTGCTTTGGCAGCTCATCGGAAATTTGCAGCCCTGTTTGTGGACAGGGGTGGCATGCAAAAACTCCTTTCTATTCCTAGAATTGCTCAAACCTTCTTTGGTCTTTCGTCTTGCTTATTTACTATTGGTTCCATTCAG GGCATTATGGAACGAGTGTGTGCTCTTCCTTCAGATGTGGTGCGCCAAGTTGTTGAGTTAGCTATTCAGCTTCTAGAATGCCCCCAGGATCAGGCGGCACGAAAGAATGCAGCCTTGTTTTTTGCTGCTGCTTTTGTTTTCAGAGCAGTCCTTGATGCTTTTGATGCTCTGGATGGTTTACAAAAATTACTGGGTGTCTTAAATGATGCTGCCTCAGTAAGATCTGGAGTGAATTCTGTATCGCTAGGACTCTCCAGTTCAAGTTCACTTCGGACTGACAGGTCACCTCCAGAAGTGCttacatcatccgagaagcagaTAGCTTATCACACAGCTGTTGCTTTACGGCAATATTTTCGGGCACATTTACTATTGATTGTGGATTCAATTCGTCCATCTAAGACTAACCGCAGTGCTCCCCGGAATAGTTCGAGCATGAGGGCAGCCTACAAACCCCTTGACATCAGTAATGAGGCTATGGATGCTGTATTCCTCCAATTGCAGAAGGATCGGAAGTTGGGACCTGCTTTTGTGAGAACACGGTGGCCAGCAGTTGATAAGTTCTTAGCCTGTAACGGACATTTGACAATGTTGGAATTGTGTCAG GCCCCACCGGTTGAGCGCTATTTGCACGACTTGCTTCAATATGCCTTGGGTGTTCTGCACATTGTTACGCTGGTACCTCAAAGTCGTAAAATGATAGTGAATGCCACATTGAGCAATGAGCGTGTTGGGATTGCAGTTGTATTGGATGCTGCAAATATTGCTAGTACTTATGTTGACCCAGAG ATCATACAGCCTGCTTTGAATGTGCTAATTAATCTTGTGTGCCCTCCGCCTTCGATTAGCAATAGACCTCCTATGCTTGCACAAGGTCAGCTGTCTGCTGCTACCCAAAGCTCCAATGCCCTTGCCATGGAATCTAGAGATAGAAATGCAGACCGCAGTATCACCGATCGAATTGCTTCTGTGACCGTCCAGAATGATTTAAGGGATCGGAATGGTGAATCTAGTGGGGTTGATAGAGGGTGCATAACGTCATCTGGGATTCAATCCAGTACAGCTCCTTTGACACCTGTTTCTGCATCAACTTCAGGATTGGTTGGAGATCGTAGAATATCTTTAGGTGCTGGAGCAGGTTCTGCTGGTCTTGCTGCGCAGCTGGAGCAAGGATATCGTCAAGCAAGAGAGGCTGTTCGTGCTAATAATGGCATAAAGGTCCTTCTGCATCTCCTTCAGCCACGAATATACTCACCTCCTGTTGCTCTGGACTGCATACGTGCTCTGGCTTGCCGTGTACTACTTGGTTTAGCCAGAGATGATACCATTGCACACATATTAACGAAGCTCCAG gTTGGGAAAAAACTGTCAGAGCTCATTCGAGATTCTGGAAGCCAGACGCTTGGGAATGAGCAGGGTAGGTGGCAAGCTGAACTAGCTCAGGTCGCCATTGAACTGATAGGG ATTGTGACAAATTCAGGTCGTGCCAGTACATTAGCAGCTACTGATGCTGCAACCCCTACTTTGAGGCGCATAGAACGAGCAGCTATCGCTGCTGCTACTCCTATTACTTATCACTCCAG GGAACTGTTACTCCTTATCCACGAACATCTGCAAGCATGTGGTTTGGGTGGGAGTGCTGCTATGCTGCTGAAAGAAGCTCAATTGACTCCTCTCCCATCGATGGTGGCACCAGCAGCTCTTTCATATACAGTATGCACCCAAGAATCAGCCTCTATACAGCTTCAGTGGCCCTCTGGTCGCACCCCATGTGGATTTCTATCTGAAAAGTCAAGATACTCTGAACATAATGATAATTCCAGATTGAGGTGTGACTCAGCGGGATCTTCAATACGGAAGAAACCGCTGGTTTTCTCACCTAGTATTGGTTCACAATCAAAACAGATGTCTTTTCTTGATGGGAGTTCACAACTTGGTAAAAAGCTACCTAGTGTCATAAAACCGTCTGCACAATTAATTTTACGTGAAACTCCATCAGAAGCTACAGGGAAAACTTTAGTAGATACTGATCCCCAAGGTAAAACTCCCATTATTTTGCCAATGAAGAGAAAACACCATGAGATAAAAGATGGTGGCTTTGCAATACCTGGGAAGAGGTTACAAACCTCTGAGCACGGGCTGTGCTCCCCTGCTTGTGTGACGCCTCATACCTTCCGTAGAAATGGTACATCAACTGATCCCTCTGGGTTTTCCACACCAAACGCAACTAATAAGGACATACATGGGCGATCAACATGTCTTTTGTCTGATGTGGATGACAGTCCATATTTGAATTGTCAAACAGGTCATATGACTTCTACTGACCATGGGTTACTGAATGATCCCCATTCTAGCAACAATATGGAGAGGTTAACTCTGGATTCTCTTGTTGTTCAATATCTGAAGCACCAACATCGACAGTGTCCTGCTCCAATTTCTACTCTTCCACCTCTCTCACTCTTACATCCACATGTTTGCCCCGAACCAAAACGGAGTCTTGATGCTCCATCAAATGTTACAGCACGTCTTGGCACACGGGAGTTCAGAAGTGTGTATGGTGGAGTCCTTGGAAATCGCAAAGATCGTCAATTTGTTTTCAGTAGATTTAGACCATGGCGAACATGCCGAGATGACAATAGCGGTCTCTTGACTTGCATAGCTTTTCTTGGGAACTCCTCTCATATTGCAGCTGGTAGCCATGGTGGAGAGCTCAAAATATTTGACACCAACACCAATACTGTACTGGACAGCTGCACAAGCCACCAGCCTCCTTTGGTGTATGTTCAGTCACGTGTCTCAGGTGATACACAGCTGCTGCTCTCATCAAGTATTCAGGATGTTCGCTTGTGGGATGCCTCTTCTATAGGCAATGGACCATTACATCCATTTGAAGGGTGCAAGGCTGCTAGGTTTAGCAATTCTGGGAGCCATTTTGCTGCACTGATGACAGATTTAAGCAATAGAGAGATTCTCCTGTACGATATCCAGACCTATCAGATGGAGCTAAAATTGTCAGACACAACTTTTGGATCTACAGGTCGGGCGCACATGTATTCTCAGATACACTTCAGTCCATCAGATACAATGTTGCTCTGGAATGGTGTATTATGGGATCGGCGAGTTTCTGGCCCAGTTCATCGATTCGATCAATTTACAGACTATGGGGGTGGTGGCTTTCATCCTGCTGGCAATGAG GTCATAATAAACTCTGAGGTGTGGGATCTTCGGAAATTCAGACTGCTCCGGAGTGTTCCTTCCCTGGATCAAACAGCAATAACATTTAATGCACGTGGTGACGTAATTTATGCAATCTTGAGGAGAAACCTTGAGGATGTAATGTCTGCTGTTCATACTCGTCGTGCCAAGCATCCTCTTTTTGCAGCATTTCGCACAGTCGATGCTGTCAACTATGCTGACATTGCAACTATTCCAGTAGATCGCTGTGTCCTTGACTTTGCGACAGAACCGACGGATTCATTTGTGGGATTGATCACAATGGATGATCAAGAAGAGATGTTATCTTCTGCGAGGGTCTATGAGATTGGTCGACGGAGGCCGACAGATGACGACTCTGATCCTGATGATGCTGAGAGTGaggaagatgaggatgaagaagatgaagaagtggatATAGATCCTATATTGGGCCCGGGTCTAGATGGTGATAGTGATAGTGACCCTGATAATATGAGCAACGATGATGATAGTATGAGTGATCTTGACGaggatgatgaggaagatgggGATTTTATAATGGATGGTTTTGAATTCGATGGTGGGCCTGGAATATTGGAAATTGTGACTGAGGGAGAggacgacgatgatgatgatggaagtCAGATGGTTGAATCTTTCAGTAGTGGTGATGAAGAGGATATTCTGCGCAATGGCTTTGGCTTCTAA
- the LOC115728641 gene encoding DDB1- and CUL4-associated factor homolog 1 isoform X3 yields the protein MLKAYATGLLAISLSNGGPLVEDVLTCGLSAKLMHYLRVRVLGDAGQRDTTHLADSKSASVLNCVRGREESRGRVRLVVEVPHSEDVGSPDERCLEDQASERDRDGGIGWQAFGEDSRIAREPPDSLANEKAKSGDLDESSRDESSRRRTHRGWSKSRGKGRAGEGAVENEQVLTSPGSVTRLGLGRSVKDKSSSRHLDVKKIPDTRKLATRGSDGLSSERDDFMELIGECKVGSRDISDLVKNAVRAAEAEAREANAPEEAIKAAAAAAAEVVKSAALEALNSKNDEEAAVSAASRAASTVIDAARAVEASRKSVGTAVESTDQRGMDEIDEDVEYFIPDMETLAQLREKYCIQCLEILGEYVEVLGPVLHEKGVDVCLALLQRSSKYKEPSKIAGLLPDVMKLICALAAHRKFAALFVDRGGMQKLLSIPRIAQTFFGLSSCLFTIGSIQGIMERVCALPSDVVRQVVELAIQLLECPQDQAARKNAALFFAAAFVFRAVLDAFDALDGLQKLLGVLNDAASVRSGVNSVSLGLSSSSSLRTDRSPPEVLTSSEKQIAYHTAVALRQYFRAHLLLIVDSIRPSKTNRSAPRNSSSMRAAYKPLDISNEAMDAVFLQLQKDRKLGPAFVRTRWPAVDKFLACNGHLTMLELCQAPPVERYLHDLLQYALGVLHIVTLVPQSRKMIVNATLSNERVGIAVVLDAANIASTYVDPEIIQPALNVLINLVCPPPSISNRPPMLAQGQLSAATQSSNALAMESRDRNADRSITDRIASVTVQNDLRDRNGESSGVDRGCITSSGIQSSTAPLTPVSASTSGLVGDRRISLGAGAGSAGLAAQLEQGYRQAREAVRANNGIKVLLHLLQPRIYSPPVALDCIRALACRVLLGLARDDTIAHILTKLQVGKKLSELIRDSGSQTLGNEQGRWQAELAQVAIELIGIVTNSGRASTLAATDAATPTLRRIERAAIAAATPITYHSRELLLLIHEHLQACGLGGSAAMLLKEAQLTPLPSMVAPAALSYTVCTQESASIQLQWPSGRTPCGFLSEKSRYSEHNDNSRLRCDSAGSSIRKKPLVFSPSIGSQSKQMSFLDGSSQLGKKLPSVIKPSAQLILRETPSEATGKTLVDTDPQGKTPIILPMKRKHHEIKDGGFAIPGKRLQTSEHGLCSPACVTPHTFRRNGTSTDPSGFSTPNATNKDIHGRSTCLLSDVDDSPYLNCQTGHMTSTDHGLLNDPHSSNNMERLTLDSLVVQYLKHQHRQCPAPISTLPPLSLLHPHVCPEPKRSLDAPSNVTARLGTREFRSVYGGVLGNRKDRQFVFSRFRPWRTCRDDNSGLLTCIAFLGNSSHIAAGSHGGELKIFDTNTNTVLDSCTSHQPPLVYVQSRVSGDTQLLLSSSIQDVRLWDASSIGNGPLHPFEGCKAARFSNSGSHFAALMTDLSNREILLYDIQTYQMELKLSDTTFGSTGRAHMYSQIHFSPSDTMLLWNGVLWDRRVSGPVHRFDQFTDYGGGGFHPAGNEVIINSEVWDLRKFRLLRSVPSLDQTAITFNARGDVIYAILRRNLEDVMSAVHTRRAKHPLFAAFRTVDAVNYADIATIPVDRCVLDFATEPTDSFVGLITMDDQEEMLSSARVYEIGRRRPTDDDSDPDDAESEEDEDEEDEEVDIDPILGPGLDGDSDSDPDNMSNDDDSMSDLDEDDEEDGDFIMDGFEFDGGPGILEIVTEGEDDDDDDGSQMVESFSSGDEEDILRNGFGF from the exons ATGTTGAAGGCCTATGCCACGGGACTTCTTGCAATCTCTTTGTCGAA TGGTGGTCCATTGGTGGAGGATGTGTTGACTTGTGGACTGTCTGCCAAGCTCATGCATTATCTTCGTGTACGGGTCCTTGGAGATGCTGGACAGAGAGATACTACTCATCTGGCAGACAGCAAAAGTGCTTCTGTGTTGAATTGTGTTAGAGGTAGAGAAGAAAGTCGGGGGAGAGTGCGGCTGGTTGTAGAAGTGCCACATTCAGAGGATGTCGGGTCGCCAGATGAGAGATGCTTGGAGGATCAAGCTTCTGAACGGGACCGGGATGGAGGCATTGGTTGGCAAGCGTTTGGAGAAGATAGCCGAATTGCTAGGGAACCACCCGATAGTCTGGCCAATGAGAAGGCAAAATCTGGAGATCTTGACGAAAGTAGTAGGGATGAATCTTCAAGGCGTCGAACACATCGTGGGTGGTCAAAATCAAGAGGAAAGGGGAGGGCTGGTGAAGGAGCAGTGGAGAATGAACAAGTTTTGACCTCTCCAGGATCAGTTACTCGGTTAGGTTTAGGTAGGAGTGTTAAAGATAAGAGCTCCTCAAGACATCTCGATGTGAAAAAAATACCGGATACCCGGAAATTAGCAACTCGAGGTTCTGATGGTTTGTCCTCAGAGAGAGATGATTTTATGGAGCTAATTGGAGAATGCAAAGTCGGTAGTAGAGATATCTCTGATCTCGTGAAGAATGCAGTCAGAGCAGCAGAAGCTGAAGCGAGAGAAGCAAATGCACCTGAAGAAGCCATTAAGGCAGCCGCCGCGGCTGCTGCTGAAGTTGTCAAAAGTGCAGCTTTGGAG gcacttaattccaaaaatgatgaagaagctGCAGTGTCGGCAGCTTCAAGAGCTGCATCTACAGTCATTGACGCTGCTCGTGCTGTAGAAGCCTCCAG GAAATCTGTTGGCACTGCGGTTGAATCGACAGATCAACGTGGTATGGATGAAATAGATGAAGATGTTGAATACTTTATTCCTGACATGGAGACCTTGGCACAGCTGCGAGAAAAGTACTGCATCCAGTGCCTAGAGATTTTGGGAGAATATGTTGAGGTTCTTGGGCCTGTATTGCATGAAAAGGGTGTTGATGTCTGTCTTGCTTTGCTCCAGAGGAGCTCCAAATATAAAGAGCCTTCAAAGATTGCGGGGCTCTTGCCTGATGTGATGAAGCTAATATGTGCTTTGGCAGCTCATCGGAAATTTGCAGCCCTGTTTGTGGACAGGGGTGGCATGCAAAAACTCCTTTCTATTCCTAGAATTGCTCAAACCTTCTTTGGTCTTTCGTCTTGCTTATTTACTATTGGTTCCATTCAG GGCATTATGGAACGAGTGTGTGCTCTTCCTTCAGATGTGGTGCGCCAAGTTGTTGAGTTAGCTATTCAGCTTCTAGAATGCCCCCAGGATCAGGCGGCACGAAAGAATGCAGCCTTGTTTTTTGCTGCTGCTTTTGTTTTCAGAGCAGTCCTTGATGCTTTTGATGCTCTGGATGGTTTACAAAAATTACTGGGTGTCTTAAATGATGCTGCCTCAGTAAGATCTGGAGTGAATTCTGTATCGCTAGGACTCTCCAGTTCAAGTTCACTTCGGACTGACAGGTCACCTCCAGAAGTGCttacatcatccgagaagcagaTAGCTTATCACACAGCTGTTGCTTTACGGCAATATTTTCGGGCACATTTACTATTGATTGTGGATTCAATTCGTCCATCTAAGACTAACCGCAGTGCTCCCCGGAATAGTTCGAGCATGAGGGCAGCCTACAAACCCCTTGACATCAGTAATGAGGCTATGGATGCTGTATTCCTCCAATTGCAGAAGGATCGGAAGTTGGGACCTGCTTTTGTGAGAACACGGTGGCCAGCAGTTGATAAGTTCTTAGCCTGTAACGGACATTTGACAATGTTGGAATTGTGTCAG GCCCCACCGGTTGAGCGCTATTTGCACGACTTGCTTCAATATGCCTTGGGTGTTCTGCACATTGTTACGCTGGTACCTCAAAGTCGTAAAATGATAGTGAATGCCACATTGAGCAATGAGCGTGTTGGGATTGCAGTTGTATTGGATGCTGCAAATATTGCTAGTACTTATGTTGACCCAGAG ATCATACAGCCTGCTTTGAATGTGCTAATTAATCTTGTGTGCCCTCCGCCTTCGATTAGCAATAGACCTCCTATGCTTGCACAAGGTCAGCTGTCTGCTGCTACCCAAAGCTCCAATGCCCTTGCCATGGAATCTAGAGATAGAAATGCAGACCGCAGTATCACCGATCGAATTGCTTCTGTGACCGTCCAGAATGATTTAAGGGATCGGAATGGTGAATCTAGTGGGGTTGATAGAGGGTGCATAACGTCATCTGGGATTCAATCCAGTACAGCTCCTTTGACACCTGTTTCTGCATCAACTTCAGGATTGGTTGGAGATCGTAGAATATCTTTAGGTGCTGGAGCAGGTTCTGCTGGTCTTGCTGCGCAGCTGGAGCAAGGATATCGTCAAGCAAGAGAGGCTGTTCGTGCTAATAATGGCATAAAGGTCCTTCTGCATCTCCTTCAGCCACGAATATACTCACCTCCTGTTGCTCTGGACTGCATACGTGCTCTGGCTTGCCGTGTACTACTTGGTTTAGCCAGAGATGATACCATTGCACACATATTAACGAAGCTCCAG gTTGGGAAAAAACTGTCAGAGCTCATTCGAGATTCTGGAAGCCAGACGCTTGGGAATGAGCAGGGTAGGTGGCAAGCTGAACTAGCTCAGGTCGCCATTGAACTGATAGGG ATTGTGACAAATTCAGGTCGTGCCAGTACATTAGCAGCTACTGATGCTGCAACCCCTACTTTGAGGCGCATAGAACGAGCAGCTATCGCTGCTGCTACTCCTATTACTTATCACTCCAG GGAACTGTTACTCCTTATCCACGAACATCTGCAAGCATGTGGTTTGGGTGGGAGTGCTGCTATGCTGCTGAAAGAAGCTCAATTGACTCCTCTCCCATCGATGGTGGCACCAGCAGCTCTTTCATATACAGTATGCACCCAAGAATCAGCCTCTATACAGCTTCAGTGGCCCTCTGGTCGCACCCCATGTGGATTTCTATCTGAAAAGTCAAGATACTCTGAACATAATGATAATTCCAGATTGAGGTGTGACTCAGCGGGATCTTCAATACGGAAGAAACCGCTGGTTTTCTCACCTAGTATTGGTTCACAATCAAAACAGATGTCTTTTCTTGATGGGAGTTCACAACTTGGTAAAAAGCTACCTAGTGTCATAAAACCGTCTGCACAATTAATTTTACGTGAAACTCCATCAGAAGCTACAGGGAAAACTTTAGTAGATACTGATCCCCAAGGTAAAACTCCCATTATTTTGCCAATGAAGAGAAAACACCATGAGATAAAAGATGGTGGCTTTGCAATACCTGGGAAGAGGTTACAAACCTCTGAGCACGGGCTGTGCTCCCCTGCTTGTGTGACGCCTCATACCTTCCGTAGAAATGGTACATCAACTGATCCCTCTGGGTTTTCCACACCAAACGCAACTAATAAGGACATACATGGGCGATCAACATGTCTTTTGTCTGATGTGGATGACAGTCCATATTTGAATTGTCAAACAGGTCATATGACTTCTACTGACCATGGGTTACTGAATGATCCCCATTCTAGCAACAATATGGAGAGGTTAACTCTGGATTCTCTTGTTGTTCAATATCTGAAGCACCAACATCGACAGTGTCCTGCTCCAATTTCTACTCTTCCACCTCTCTCACTCTTACATCCACATGTTTGCCCCGAACCAAAACGGAGTCTTGATGCTCCATCAAATGTTACAGCACGTCTTGGCACACGGGAGTTCAGAAGTGTGTATGGTGGAGTCCTTGGAAATCGCAAAGATCGTCAATTTGTTTTCAGTAGATTTAGACCATGGCGAACATGCCGAGATGACAATAGCGGTCTCTTGACTTGCATAGCTTTTCTTGGGAACTCCTCTCATATTGCAGCTGGTAGCCATGGTGGAGAGCTCAAAATATTTGACACCAACACCAATACTGTACTGGACAGCTGCACAAGCCACCAGCCTCCTTTGGTGTATGTTCAGTCACGTGTCTCAGGTGATACACAGCTGCTGCTCTCATCAAGTATTCAGGATGTTCGCTTGTGGGATGCCTCTTCTATAGGCAATGGACCATTACATCCATTTGAAGGGTGCAAGGCTGCTAGGTTTAGCAATTCTGGGAGCCATTTTGCTGCACTGATGACAGATTTAAGCAATAGAGAGATTCTCCTGTACGATATCCAGACCTATCAGATGGAGCTAAAATTGTCAGACACAACTTTTGGATCTACAGGTCGGGCGCACATGTATTCTCAGATACACTTCAGTCCATCAGATACAATGTTGCTCTGGAATGGTGTATTATGGGATCGGCGAGTTTCTGGCCCAGTTCATCGATTCGATCAATTTACAGACTATGGGGGTGGTGGCTTTCATCCTGCTGGCAATGAG GTCATAATAAACTCTGAGGTGTGGGATCTTCGGAAATTCAGACTGCTCCGGAGTGTTCCTTCCCTGGATCAAACAGCAATAACATTTAATGCACGTGGTGACGTAATTTATGCAATCTTGAGGAGAAACCTTGAGGATGTAATGTCTGCTGTTCATACTCGTCGTGCCAAGCATCCTCTTTTTGCAGCATTTCGCACAGTCGATGCTGTCAACTATGCTGACATTGCAACTATTCCAGTAGATCGCTGTGTCCTTGACTTTGCGACAGAACCGACGGATTCATTTGTGGGATTGATCACAATGGATGATCAAGAAGAGATGTTATCTTCTGCGAGGGTCTATGAGATTGGTCGACGGAGGCCGACAGATGACGACTCTGATCCTGATGATGCTGAGAGTGaggaagatgaggatgaagaagatgaagaagtggatATAGATCCTATATTGGGCCCGGGTCTAGATGGTGATAGTGATAGTGACCCTGATAATATGAGCAACGATGATGATAGTATGAGTGATCTTGACGaggatgatgaggaagatgggGATTTTATAATGGATGGTTTTGAATTCGATGGTGGGCCTGGAATATTGGAAATTGTGACTGAGGGAGAggacgacgatgatgatgatggaagtCAGATGGTTGAATCTTTCAGTAGTGGTGATGAAGAGGATATTCTGCGCAATGGCTTTGGCTTCTAA